A region from the Metopolophium dirhodum isolate CAU chromosome 9, ASM1992520v1, whole genome shotgun sequence genome encodes:
- the LOC132952849 gene encoding uncharacterized protein LOC132952849: MFNCDQCPSVFERKDSLVKHEITHAGIRFPCTVCTSTFNYKSNANRHLKKIHGIVNVPTHLRPMPAAPIITQPVQQRIVQVAPAQVQIAPQIFVPDVPAGGSNMLTEDEMCMEAMDEFEDTDSYTVTVNGKRVSTANTASAANAKRVRLNLVKAPGFVEILSSANRKIVWYYAKNIGNTTIYSDFIRPLMPELVILLKTSVQKHTIKFNLKLEATYNRPNVPNSSENRAFKTVATEIYPDSDIRTIVERAYMKLVQEKDDYIGRGSGFTLESIDGLLLAVYKYTPMGGSSYIKLPEYIDRKRGTINPQNTDQECFKWAILARLVAENLSDRYKYFVGENYKKHEKNYNFNSISFPTPLSDIAKFEKNNNNVSINVYGLDKKFQAPRKYPTYEVYPLRVVDEEKKDHFDLLLVTDGENNSHYVYISNFSRLIRAQKTRHNGGVVFCKRCFTSFDDRRHKYKLSGQEALDQHKLICGAHKPILPEMPKEGDCVEFRAWKNTVRHPFVIYADFEAILTKAEEKKGENTTIIQNHEPMSYTFFVKASDDVPAELLVQHEIPAGPVKHRGSENRTDVARHFVETIVDVARKIEGLMKTNIPITITEDEEKTHKECNACNLCKCILAGGGKVRDHDHLTGKFRQTLCSRCNLELQQPKFVPVFFHNLSNYD, encoded by the exons atgttcaACTGCGATCAGTGTCCGTCGGTTTTTGAACGAAAAGACAGTTTGGTTAAACATGAAATAACTCATGCGGGCATACGTTTTCCGTGTACCGTATGTACATCGACATTCAACTATAAATCGAATGCCAATAGACATCTGAAAAAAATTCAtg GTATCGTCAACGTTCCGACTCACCTCAGACCAATGCCTGCTGCACCGATCATTACACAACCGGTACAGCAAAGAATCGTTCAGGTTGCTCCAGCTCAAGTTCAGATTGCGCCCCAAATATTTGTTCCTGATGTCCCGGCCGGTGGCTCGAACATGTTAACCGAAGACGAAATGTGTATGGAAGCCATGGACGAATTTGAGGATACag attcttACACCGTTACCGTCAACGGTAAACGCGTTTCTACGGCCAATACCGCCTCGGCTGCTAACGCTAAAAGGGTTAGGTTGAATCTCGTTAAGGCTCCAGGGTTTGTAGAAATTTTGTCGTCCGCAAATAGAAAAATAGTTTGGTACTATGCTAAAAATATCGGCAATACAACGATTTATTCCGACTTTATCCGACCCCTCATGCCTGAACTAGTCATTTTATTAAAGACCTCCGTACAAAAACATACTATTAAATTCAACCTGAAGCTCGAAGCTACGTACAACCGGCCCAACGTCCCCAATTCGTCGGAGAACCGGGCATTTAAAACAGTGGCGACAGAAATTTACCCTGACAGCGATATAAGAACTATTGTAGAGAGAGCGTATATGAAGTTGGTTCAGGAGAAAGATGATTACATCGGGAGGGGTAGTGGATTTACACTGGAGTCGATCGATGGGCTGTTGTTGGCCGTGTATAAATATACACCGATGGGCGGCTCGTCGTATATTAAACTACCGGAATATATAGATAGAAAACGGGGGACCATCAACCCACAAAACACGGATCAGGAGTGCTTCAAGTGGGCGATTTTGGCGAGGCTTGTAGCCGAAAATTTATCtgatagatataaatattttgtcggagaaaattataaaaagcatgagaaaaattataattttaacagtatATCGTTCCCGACACCACTATCAGACATCgccaaatttgaaaaaaataataataacgtctcTATAAATGTATACGGCCTCGACAAAAAATTCCAGGCACCCCGTAAGTACCCAACGTACGAAGTGTATCCGTTACGTGTGGTCGACGAAGAAAAAAAGGATCATTTCGACCTGTTGTTGGTGACGGACGGCGAAAATAACTCGCACTATGTTTACATTTCGAATTTTTCACGGCTCATACGTGCGCAGAAAACGAGACACAATGGGGGAGTAGTGTTTTGCAAGAGGTGTTTCACATCATTCGATGACAGGCGGCATAAATACAAGTTGAGCGGACAGGAGGCCCTGGACCAACATAAATTGATTTGTGGGGCGCACAAGCCAATATTACCGGAGATGCCGAAGGAGGGTGATTGTGTTGAATTCAGGGCGTGGAAAAACACGGTTAGGCACCCGTTTGTCATTTACGCGGATTTCGAGGCGATCTTGACGAAGGCGGAGGAGAAAAAAGGGGAGAACacaacaattattcaaaatcatgAGCCGatgagttatacattttttgtgaaGGCGAGCGATGACGTACCGGCGGAATTATTGGTTCAACACGAGATACCGGCGGGGCCGGTAAAACATAGAGGGAGCGAAAACAGGACGGACGTGGCGAGACATTTTGTGGAGACGATAGTTGATGTGGCCCGGAAAATTGAAGGTCTGATGAAGACGAATATACCTATAACCATTACTGAGGACGAAGAAAAAACACATAAAGAGTGTAATGCGTGTAActtatgcaaatgcatattagCCGGGGGCGGTAAGGTTAGGGATCATGATCATTTAACGGGTAAATTTAGGCAGACCTTGTGCTCTAGGTGTAACTTAGAGTTACAACAGCCTAAATTTGTCCCTGTCTTTTTTCATAATCTCTCAAACTACGACTAG
- the LOC132952850 gene encoding uncharacterized protein LOC132952850 yields MASSLSSLAENLVTPEHENFRETAKHFVAGDMPLVTRKGVYPYEYTDSWERLEETRLPRKREFYSTLTETGIKEEDFEHAKLVWDHFGCTTLGEYSDLYLKIDVLLLADVFENFRDVCMRAYNLDAAHYFTAPGLSFDAMLKFTGQKLQLLDDYDMLLMFENGIRGGLVQASKRYAKANNAKTPGYDETKEKSWIVYQDCNNLYGWAMSQYMPYGGFNWVEPTLNGLDDLNDTSPIGRVYEVDVTYPQKLHDKHNDLPFLPQNSVPRGSKVRKLMATFEKKENYIIHYRNLQQAIKNGLIVEKVHRVIQFSQSDWLAKYIKLNTEMRKKAKNDFEKDFFKLMNNAVFGKTMQSKRKEMKMELVSCERRLQKLINKCTFKHCTNYNENLNAVALENTIIRFDKPIYIGFAVLDISKTMMYDYHYNVMKKHYGPRLTLMYTDTDSLVYHIQTDDFYKDLAANSSLLDRMDTGNLPSDHPCYVIERKKSPGYFSDEVDGDIITEFCGLRAKSYAFNVYAGPEERVGGEKIKAKGIRGHVVKNHMTLEDHRKCLFEEDGLELYTENVSIRSFNHQLMTIKTKKLTYNSYDDKRVVLEDKIHTLAHGHYSIEEDEPEDEWPELDYEVDDRGRRLSKLDKEFMRELLCYTTK; encoded by the exons ATGGCGTCGAGTCTGTCGTCCCTGGCCGAAAATTTAGTTACACCCGAACATGAGAACTTCCGTGAGACAGCCAAACATTTTGTCGCCGGAGATATGCCGCTCGTGACTCGTAAGGGGGTGTACCCGTACGAGTACACGGATAGTTGGGAGCGGCTGGAGGAGACGAGGTTACCGAGGAAAAGAGAATTTTATAGTACGTTGACAGAGACCGGGATTAAGGAGGAAGACTTTGAGCACGCGAAGTTGGTTTGGGACCACTTTGGCTGTACGACGTTGGGCGAGTATTCAGACCTGTATCTCAAAATCGATGTATTGCTGTTGGCTGATGTGTTCGAAAACTTCCGCGACGTGTGCATGAGGGCATACAACCTGGACGCCGCCCATTATTTCACCGCCCCTGGACTTAGTTTCGATGCGATGCTTAAGTTCACGGGGCAAAAGCTGCAGTTGCTGGACGATTACGACATGTTGTTGATGTTCGAGAAtg gtatacgtgGTGGATTGGTTCAAGCGAGCAAACGATATGCGAAGGCGAATAATGCAAAGACCCCGGGGTATGATGAGACAAAAGAGAAATCGTGGATAGTGTATCAGGact gtaacaaCTTGTACGGGTGGGCAATGTCCCAGTACATGCCGTACGGTGGGTTCAACTGGGTCGAACCTACATTAAACGGACTTGATGATTTGAACGACACATCACCCATAGGGCGAGTGTATGAGGTGGATGTAACATACCCACAAAAATTACATGATAAGCATAACGACCTGCCTTTCCTGCCGCAAAACAGCGTGCCTCGAGGGTCGAAGGTGAGGAAGTTGATGGCGACATTTGAGAAAAAGGAGAATTACATCATACATTATAGGAACCTACAGCAGGCCATTAAGAATGGTTTGATAgttgaaaaa gtacacagAGTTATTCAGTTTAGCCAGTCGGATTGGTTggctaaatatattaagttaaacaCAGAGATGAGGAAGAAGGCTAAGAACGATTTTGAGAAAGACTTTTTTAAGCTGATGAACAATGCTGTATTTG gtaAAACAATGCAATCGAAGAGGAAAGAGATGAAGATGGAGTTGGTGTCGTGTGAGAGGAGGTTGCAGAAACTGATTAACAAGTGTACATTCAAACACTGTACCAATTATAATGAAAACCTAAACGCTGTCGCTTTAgagaatacaattattagattcgataaacctatatatattg gatTTGCAGTACTAGACATATCAAAAACAATGATGTATGACTATCATTACAATGTAATGAAGAAACACTATGGCCCTAGATTAACTCTTATGTATACTGACacag ATTCACTAGTGTATCACATTCAAACGGATGACTTCTACAAAGACTTGGCGGCTAACAGTAGCTTGTTGGACCGGATGGATACTGGTAACCTACCCAGTGACCATCCGTGCTATGTGATAGAAAGAAAGAAGTCCCCAGGATACTTTTCTGATGAAGTGGATGGTGATATAATTACTGAATTCTGTGGATTGAGAGCCAAGTCATATGCTTTCAATGTGTATGCCGGACCGGAGGAAAGAGTTGGTGGTGAAAAAATCAAAGCGAAGGGGATAAGAGGTCATGTGGTTAAAAACCACATGACTCTTGAAGATCATAGGAAGTGTTTGTTTGAAGAGGATGGATTGGAATTATATACAGAGAATGTATCGATAAGATCATTCAACCACCAACTGATGacgataaaaacaaagaaattaaCGTATAACAGCTATGATGACAAGAGGGTGGTGCTAGaggataaaatacatacattagcACATGGACATTATAGTATAGA ggaaGATGAACCCGAGGATGAATGGCCTGAACTCGACTATGAGGTAGATGACAGAGGGCGACGATTGAGTAAACTGGATAAAGAGTTTATGAGGGAGCTTCTTTGTTACACaactaaatag
- the LOC132952851 gene encoding uncharacterized protein LOC132952851, producing the protein MATLERKDRYIVHYRNLKQAIANGLIVEKVHRVLEFRQSAWLAKYIDLNTEMRKKASNEFERDFFKLLNNAVFGKTMECVRNRISMELVSCPRRMRKLINKPTFKHVTTYTENLAAISLQMSDIRFSKPIYVGFAVLEISKELMYDYHYNVMRRHYNDSIRLMYMDTDSLVYRVNTDDF; encoded by the exons ATGGCTACGTTGGAGCGGAAAGACCGATATATTGTACACTATAGGAATTTAAAGCAGGCCATCGCTAATGGACTGATAGTGGAAAAA GTTCACAGAGTGTTGGAATTCCGACAGTCGGCGTGGCTTgccaaatatattgatttaaataccGAGATGAGAAAGAAGGCGAGTAATGAATTTGAACGTGATTTCTTTAAATTGTTGAACAACGCTGTGTTTG ggAAGACCATGGAATGCGTTCGGAACCGTATTTCCATGGAATTGGTGTCCTGCCCCCGACGCATGcgaaaacttataaataaacccACCTTCAAACACGTAACCACGTACACCGAGAATCTGGCCGCCATATCCTTGCAAATGAGTGACATACGTTTCTCCAAGCCTATTTACGTAGGGTTCGCCGTCTTGGAAATAAGCAAGGAGCTAATGTATGATTACCATTACAATGTGATGCGGCGGCACTACAACGATTCCATTAGACTGATGTATATGGATACag ATTCCCTGGTGTATCGGGTGAACACCGACGATTTCTAA
- the LOC132953046 gene encoding uncharacterized protein LOC132953046 — MGEPHTKTNRLNEKLIASSKVSTNKQNVTIISKTGPSVVIADNATNEPLSSQHSDNDYNSDAIKTTDKNISNHDYINNTNHIQSVHSINSSSQQNTNNEPEKYAFGKKSFAETTLNSTLPKKEHAIVFDSIDNIPQIEYIIAISKLTPPKNIKFTSRITNNRFCIYLNDKNTVDFLVDNHPYIIINSHTTIKIRRLINPAKRIIISHVSPDIPNEYIISHLEYHKIQILSPITHINAGFNI; from the coding sequence ATGGGTGAACCCCATACCAAAACTAATAGGCTTAATGAAAAACTTATTGCCTCATCTAAAGTTTCAACTAACAAACAAAATGtcacaataatatctaaaaCTGGGCCCTCCGTTGTCATAGCAGATAACGCGACTAATGAGCCTCTTTCATCTCAACACTCCGATAATGACTACAATAGCGACGCAATTAAGACCACcgacaaaaatatttctaatcaCGATTACATCAACAATACCAACCATATACAGAGCGTGCATAGTATCAATTCCTCATCGCAACAAAACACCAATAATGAACCAGAAAAATACGCTTTTGGAAAAAAATCTTTCGCCGAAACCACTCTCAACTCTACACTACCCAAAAAAGAACACGCAATAGTCTTCGATTCAATCGACAACATACCCCAGATTGAATACATAATTGCAATTAGCAAATTAACTCCaccaaaaaacataaaatttaccTCTCGGATAACCAACAACCGATTCTGTATATATCTCAATGACAAAAACACGGTTGATTTTCTTGTAGATAACCATCCCTACATCATAATTAACTCGCATACGACGATCAAAATTAGACGGTTAATAAATCCTGCTAAAAGAATAATCATATCTCATGTCTCACCCGATATACCAAACGAATACATTATATCACACCTAGAATAtcataaaatccaaatattatcACCAATTACACATATAAATGCGGGATTTAACATCTAG
- the LOC132952784 gene encoding uncharacterized protein LOC132952784 yields MAGSIEDNAALYKKKTFTYVPPSPPAELIETTSYTINFTARKFILVGVDPTDNFQVTVHLLTPSRHVKISPDFLRRIFSMMGHILSFILDTVQYKRIIFLETEFHKISSMVYGGENVLVIESKTQDGCRVLLNREDFIKLQYLECSIFESIVRKEINTAPLITRQFDDFAMYLHEKSAHLKSPPKNLEDMLIFIKNVQDDRTEKIYPNMIGQIQMYATVQLAETVLQQLTHELQNGQMDTPTSPSYSPVSNIFSMHDDSSARDGFNQPKDDILAKALDHIDGPARTPAEIRNPQACEVNDGPDFFYQFRTISPPQPYPTFTEHPVPSHKRSQSTFAKHPTPVRDVKRRLF; encoded by the exons atggcTGGTTCAATTGAAGACAACGCTGCATTATACAAGAAGAAGACCTTTACGTATGTACCACCATCACCACCGGCTGAACTCATCGAAACCACAAGCTACACGATCAACTTTACAGCACGCAAATTCATACTTGTCGGTGTCGATCCTACTGATAATTTTCAAGTCACCGTTCATTTATTAACACCATCGCGTCATGTTAAAATATCGCCGGATTTCCTGAGACGCATATTCTCTATGATGGGGCATatcttatcatttatattagatACGGTCCAGTACAAGCGCATCATATTTCTTGAGAcggaatttcataaaatatccaGTATGGTGTATGGCGGAGAAAATGTGCTAGTAATAGAGTCAAAAACTCAGGACGGGTGCAGAGTACTGTTAAATCGGGAGGACTTTATTAAGCTTCAATATCTTGAATGTAGTATTTTCGAAAGTATTGTACGGAAAGAAATAAACACTGCTCCATTAATTACAAGGCAATTTGACGATTTTGCGATGTATCTACATGAGAAATCTGCTCACCTTAAATCACCACCGAAAAATTTAGAAGATAtgttaatattcattaaaaacgtACAAGACGATCGAACGGAGAAAATTTACCCAAACATGATCGGTCAAATACAAATGTATGCAACCGTACAACTAGCTGAAACTGTGTTACAACAGTTGACGCATGag ttacaGAATGGTCAAATGGATACACCAACGTCTCCAAGCTATTCGCCGGTCAGCAATATATTCAGCATGCACGACGATTCATCTGCACGTGATGGATTTAATCAGCCTAAGGATGATATTTTAGctaag GCACTAGATCATATTGACGGACCTGCACGGACACCAGCCGAGATTCGCAACCCGCAGGCATGCGAGGTAAACGATGGGCCTGATTTTTTCTACCAATTCAGGACGATATCACCACCACAACCTTACCCAACTTTCACCGAACATCCAGTGCCATCACACAAACGATCTCAGTCAACCTTCGCCAAGCATCCGACGCCAGTACGTGATGTTAAGCGAcgtctattttaa
- the LOC132953048 gene encoding uncharacterized protein LOC132953048 produces MSKREIANELHKPARKNFTRRRVNVYGKNDLWQADLVEMIPYSKVNGGYKYILVVIDCFTKFSWAKPLKSKTGKEVTSAMATILVKRSPKLLQLYNGKEFYNTTFDALMSKYGIHKYSTFSILKASIAERMNRTLKGRMYKEFTARGSHEWVSILPKLLDEYNNSPHRTIGMTPIQADSDPASVVIKQRKINNEKIKFKVGDKVRISTQKGVFTKGYLPNWSTEIFEIIKINKTLPATYQLQDYMSNPIAGCFYSSEISKTDFPNEYLIEKIIRKKGDQISQVSDTRRIISDIQSSNKTILNDTKLQQKEIDTLKSNIVNLHDKIQLLENNIQTSNKSLLNCENRMSELFNNCAETSTAIAIQGLDVAQLKAEVNRITGIFDENSLPNHGTYISDLNSRLEIIEGKKIKKT; encoded by the exons ATGTCTAAACGGGAAATCGCTAACGAACTTCATAAACCAGCAAGGAAAAATTTCACTAGGCGTCGAGTTAACGTCTatggaaaaaatgatttatggcAAGCTGACTTGGTTGAAATGATACCATATTCAAAAGTAAATGGTGGTTACAAATACATCCTGGTTGTAATTGACTGTTTTACGAAATTTTCTTGGGCGAAACCGTTAAAGTCTAAGACAGGTAAAGAAGTTACTAGCGCGATGGCTACAATATTAGTCAAACGTTCACCAAAACTTTTACAACTCTATAACGGAAAAGAATTTTACAACACCACTTTTGACGCTTTGATGAGCAAGTATGGCATACACAAATATTCAACTTTCAGTATTCTAAAGGCTAGCATCGCAGAAAGGATGAATCGTACTTTGAAAGGGAGAATGTATAAGGAGTTTACTGCACGTGGCTCTCACGAATGGGTTTCAATTCTACCAAAGTTGCTCGACGAATACAATAATTCACCACACAGGACGATAGGAATGACACCAATACAAGCAGATTCCGACCCCGCCTCAGTGGTAATAAAACagcgtaaaattaataatgaaaaaattaaattcaaggTCGGTGATAAAGTTCGTATAAGCACACAGAAAGGCGTATTTACAAAAGGTTATTTACCAAACTGGTCTACGGAAATATTCgagattatcaaaataaataaaacattgccCGCTACATATCAGTTGCAAGATTATATGAGTAACCCTATTGCCGGTTGTTTTTATTCTTCGGAAATAAGCAAGACCGATTTCCCAAACGAATATTTAATCGAGAAAATTATTCGCAAAAAGGGCGATCAAAT TTCTCAGGTGAGTGACACTAGGAGAATTATTTCAGATATTCAGTCAAGTAACAAAACGATACTAAATGATACGAAACTCCAACAGAAAGAAATTGATACTTTGAaaagtaatattgttaatcTACATGATAAGATACAAttgttggaaaataatatacaaacaagtAATAAGTCTTTATTAAATTGCGAAAATCGTATGTCGGAGCTATTTAATAACTGTGCTGAAACTAGTACAGCAATCGCTATCCAGGGGCTTGACGTGGCTCAATTAAAAGCTGAAGTAAATCGTATAACtggaatatttgatgaaaattcatTACCGAATCATGGAACATATATTTCAGATTTAAACTCACGTTTAGAGATCATTGAAggcaaaaaaattaagaaaacttaa
- the LOC132953049 gene encoding uncharacterized protein LOC132953049 produces the protein MILLAFTEARCKVADHCHLSGRLRHTLCAPCNLKLVTPKFVPCFLHNLSKYDAHFIVTELGYDKESITVIPNSEENYISFSKHVLPDFSVRFLDSCRFMASSLADLAGNLITKPGDFEKFRETAKVFQPTDMPLVTRKGVFPYEYTDKWSRLEETALPPTHEFYSVLLEKHVTDEDYVHATEVWRHFKCPTLGDYSDLYLKVDVLLLANVMENFRDLCMSTYNFDPVYYYTAPGFTFDAMLRYTGVSLELLTD, from the coding sequence ATGATACTACTAGCGTTCACCGAGGCCAGGTGTAAAGTCGCCGACCACTGTCATTTGTCGGGACGGCTGAGACATACACTTTGCGCCCCGTGTAACCTCAAGCTTGTCACACCCAAGTTTGTGCCGTGCTTCCTACACAACCTATCGAAATATGACGCACACTTTATCGTGACCGAACTCGGTTACGATAAGGAGTCGATAACGGTAATCCCCAACAGTGAGGAGAACTACATCTCGTTCTCGAAGCACGTCTTGCCTGACTTCAGTGTGAGGTTCCTAGACTCGTGCCGGTTCATGGCCTCGAGCCTGGCTGACTTGGCCGGGAACCTCATCACGAAGCCCGGTGACTTTGAGAAGTTCCGTGAAACCGCCAAGGTGTTTCAGCCCACCGACATGCCGCTCGTCACGCGAAAGGGCGTGTTTCCGTACGAGTACACCGACAAATGGTCGAGGCTCGAGGAGACCGCCCTACCACCGACACATGAGTTCTATAGTGTGCTGCTCGAGAAGCATGTGACCGACGAGGACTATGTGCACGCGACGGAGGTGTGGCGTCATTTCAAGTGCCCGACCCTCGGTGACTACAGTGACCTGTACCTGAAGGTGGACGTTCTCCTTCTGGCCAACGTCATGGAGAACTTCCGCGACCTCTGCATGTCAACGTACAACTTCGACCCCGTTTATTACTATACGGCGCCGGGGTTTACGTTCGACGCGATGTTGAGGTATACGGGCGTCTCGCTGGAGTTGTTAACTGATTAA